The sequence below is a genomic window from Nitrospira sp..
CGCCCATTGCCGGGGAGGAATTCCGCACGACCCTGTTCGGGGAAGAGATTTATGTACCGCCCCGTGATCGACGCAACGTCACAGCCATCAGCTTCGGCATTCAAGCCATTCCGAATGGCCCGAGCCAGATGGAAGTCCTGCCGTTCGGGGCCCTGTATCTCTGGAGAAATTGGGATGACGATAATCGCCGGCTCCGGGGCACGTTTTCCGGGGTGGTGAACGATGTCGATTACACCATCGGCTTGCGAGACTATCCGAATTGGTCGCTGTTGTTTACCTGGGACAATTTTATTCTGCCGATGGGGCGGTCTGAATATGTGCAGGGACAGCGCCAACGGGGGACAGAACTCGAATGGAGCTATGCGTTTGCCGGGGCGGGGGTGGGATATCGCGTGCCGGTGCATCCCTTCCGGCAGGACAGCGCCGTCAATGTCTCCGTGACCTATGAGGCCGGATACCGATGGTTTAAGGGCACTGGGCATACGGCCTCAGCCTATGGTGTCCCGAAAGATACGTATGAAGGCCGCATTCATTTCCGCATCCGTGCGGACGCCTTGAAGCGCAACTTGATGGAACTGCCGCACGAAGGCATCACGATGGGCGGAGATCTGTTGCACGGCCATCGCGCCAAGTGGGATCAGTGGGGCGGTGCCCCGTTCGATACGCCGGATTTCAAAAAGGAACGAACCTATCTGCAGGCGAGTGCCTACATGTTGCTGGCGACGGGCCTTCCATTCGTGGAAAGCGACAAACACCGCCTGCTGACGAGCGTGCATGCCGGAATCGGTAAGGATTTGGACCGGTTTTCTGCTTTCCGGTTGCCGGGGAGGCCCACGGGCTATGAATGGGAGGCGATCTCGCTGCCCATGATCCACGGCGTGGCGTTTAATGAACTGTTCCCCACGCGCTACGCAGTGGCAAATCTGCAGTACCGCTACGAGGCCTTGTTCTTTTTGTATCCATACGTCGAGGCCACCTGGGGGCTCGTCGAGCGCCCGGTGTTCACCACCAGTACCGCGGTGAAGCAGATTACGGATTCCATGCCGGCGTTGGGGGGAGGGCTGGTGACGGGAGCTCCCTGGAAATCTCAGGTGGAGCTGAACTACACCTACAACTTCGGCATCTATCGCGATCCCGGAGGCGCACCACCGACCAAGGGAGGCCACGGCCTTATCGTGTTCTGGTCCAAACAACTATAACGGGAGCCGCCTCTCGCTATCATAGGGAGACAGTGGTAGGATTTTCTATCGCTCTGCTCACATTCTCCTCTAGCCTGGAGCAATGCCATGAAACCCAGAGTCCTGATCGCTGATGACCATACACTCGTGGCGGAAGGCATCGAACGATTGCTGGAGCGCGAGTGCGATCTGTGTGGAAGGGTCGCGGACGGACGCGCGCTCGTGCAGGCGGTCGAGCGTGACAAGCCCGACATCGCGCTGGTGGACATCGCCCTTCCGCTCCTCAACGGATTGGATGCCTGTCGGCAGATCAAAAAAGTCGCACCGGATGTGAAATTGCTCGTCCTCACCATGCACGGCGAACAATACTTCGTCACAGAGGCCTTTCGTGCCGGGGTCTCGGGCTATGTGCTCAAGCAATCGGTGGCGGAGGAACTGGTCTTCGCCGTCAAGGAAGTGCTGAAGGGACGGATGTACGTCTCCCCCAGCGTCGCTGAAAATCTCGTAGATCAGGCGCTCCACCCCAGCGCAGAACAGCCATCTGCCGAGGCGGCCTCACACGACGGCCTGAGCGTCCGCCAGAGAGAAGTGCTGCAACTGATCGCGGAGGGTCAGTCGACGAAAGAGATCGCCTCGACCTTGAACGTCTCGATCAAGACGGTGGAGTTCCACAAGACGCGGATCATGAAACAGCTCGGGGTACACAGTACGGCGGAATTGACCAAGCATGCGATCGCGATCGGCTTGATTGCGATGCCTCAGCAACCCACGGTTCCCGCGCCGAGGGTGTAGTCTTCAGGAGTGCGGCTCGTCGAGCGTCGTGAGACCTTGGGACAGGGCGAAGCGGGTGAGTTCAGCCGTGGTGTGAATACCTAATCTGCGGGTGATATTGCCTTTGTGAAACTCCACGGCTTTTGCTGACACCTTGAGCTCCGCCGCAATTTCTTTCGTGGAGAACCCCTTCGTCAGCAGTTGCAACACTTCCTGCTGGCGCGGCGTTAGTTTGGATGAGAATCCCTCCGGTTTGACCCAGGGCGTTTCGATGGCGTCCTGCACTTCCAGAGACAGTTGCGGAGAAATGTAGCGACGATTCTTCAATGCTGCGGCCAATGCCGACAGGAGTTCGGTCGAAGCTGATTGTTTCAACACATACCCTACCGCGCCCAGATCGAACGCCTGTGAGATATAGAACGGCTCGCTCATCATGGTCACGAAGATCAGTTTGGTCTGCGGCAGCGCGGCCTTCAGTTGTCTGGTCACTTCCAGCCCACTCAAGTTGGGCATGGAAATATCCAGGAGAATGATGTCGGGAGCCAACGCAGGCGCAATCCGCAGCAACTCCTCACCGTTCAATGCAGAGCCGACCACTTCATAGTCCGGCTCCAACAATTGCCGATAGGCTTCGAGGACGATGCTGTGGTCGTCGGCAATGACGAGACGCGCTTTCGGCACAGATTCCTCCTTCGTGCTTCACTCCAGCATATCAGGGTCCGCCTGAACAATGACAGTCGCTCTTCACTTCCTCGTCGTCATGTAGCATAGCCCATCGGTCCAGTGTTCCTAGGGAATCCCCTCATTGTTTCCGCAAGGGCATCGCCTAGTGGGATAGGGGTGGCAACCGTTGTACGTTGTCACTAGGGGCGTCCTTTGCGCAGCCTCTCCACTAATAGTCGCGAATGAAGGAGACCAGTATGAATCAACCCGAGCTCTATCGCGTCAAATCCTACGATCTCTTTGGCTTGGCCGGCATCTCCGACAACACCCTCAGCCTGCACTTCGGCCTCTACGAAGGCTATGTGAAGGCCGCCAATGCACTCCGCGCTCAGCTCGATGACATTCGCCGCGACGGCAAGGTCGATCAGGAAGAAATGCCTGCCTATTCCGAGCTCACCAGACGGCTGGGCTTCGAATACAACGGTATGGTGCTCCATGAATATTATTTTGGCAACCTGCGGCGTGGCGGTGGTGATCGTCCTGCGCCGGATTCGGCCTTCGGACGGGCGATCGCCAGAACATTCGGAGACTTTGAGCGATGGCAGGCGGATTTTTGCAGTGTCGGGATGTTGCGCGGAGTGGGATGGGCCGTTTGCAATGTCGACCCGTCGAGCGGATTGGTCTCTAATCATTGGATCACGCTGCATGAACATGGCAATGTCGCTGGTTTTCAACCGGTGCTGGTCATGGATGTCTGGGAACATGCCTATTTGCTGGACTATAAGCCCAGCGAGCGGAAGCAGTACATCGATTCATTCTTCCAGAATATCGCGTGGACTGCGGTGGAAGACCGCATGCAGGCGGGGCTGTCGCCGGCGATGGCCCATCGATGAAGGAGTGACACGATGAGCAGATGTATGTCTACGACGTTCCCCCAGCCATCGCCTCCTGATCCGGAGCCACTTCCTGACCCGGCGCCGGGGCCGTTTCCGCCTGAACCGTTTCCTCCGCCTGTTCCTCCGCGGCCGACCAAGCCGCCGATTCCGCAGCTTCAACCGGCGAAGCCTGCGGCACGGCCGTCGCCGATGGAGCGGTCGACATGCCGCGGCCTGGCGACGTGGAACTGGCGCAAATGGCGATTCGATTTCGGCGGACGACGGGTTCGGGTTGGTCGATCGACAAGGAGGATCTCTATGGATGCGTCACGCAAGGCCGATCTTATTCGTCCGTGGATTGATCCGGAGGAGCGGGTGACGGTGGATTTTGAGAATGAGCGTGGGTTGAACGGGGAAGTCGTCGAATGTGACGACCAAACCGTGACGGTATTGCTGGAGACGGCATTTCCTCACTATCGCCAGCATATCACGCTACCACTCAGCATGATTTCGATCGGCGAAGACAAGGGGCACTATACGAGAAACCCCGAGAAACCATTGCGGTATGAGCGACTTCGCCTCGTGGTACATGAGGATCGGCCGCAATTGGCCTGATTACAAGGAGAACGGCTGTGACCGACAGACGTGGTCCTTCAGATCCGCGAGCCGCGGGTTCCACTCACTCTCGACGACCCGCTGCCGGAATTTATCTGGAGTCGACCCGCAAGGAACAATTGAGCCTGTTGCCGGGTGACGGGATGCAGGTCAAGGACGTGATGACGTCCAAGGTCACGACTGCGACCCCACGGACCAGTCTCACGGAAGCGGCCGGCCTGATGAAAAAGCTGGATGTGCCGGTGGTGGTTGTCTACGACGGAGGGCGATTGAAGGGAATGCTCACGGAGCGTGACCTCGGACTGAGCCCGCCGATCCGAAACGCTCCGCCACATGCCGCAATCGAACGATATATGAATACGGCGATTCCCTCCTGTTTTGATGACGACCTCGTCAGAGATGCCGTGCATGTCATGCGCACGTCCAAGTTGGAATGGCTGCCCGTGCTGGATCGTCGGCATCGCCTCGTCGGGGTGCTGTCCCTGTATGCAGCTGAACGCTAACTCGCAAGGGCCTTGCGCCGCCACGTCCAGGGACCTCCCTAGTCCTCACCTCTGGACCCCTCGCCTAAGGTAAAGCCAGCAACAGCCGGTACTGGCATCGAACCGAGCGCCGAAAAGAGGACGTATGCAGATTGCGCAGCCAGCGACGATTTCTTCCGGAGTTCTCCTCACCATGGCCGTCTGTGCCTTGGCGGTGAGGAGGCAATCCATACAGAAGCGCTCTCGAGTCACTGATTCCGGCGAGGAGGCTGAGGCGTTGGGCTGTGAATCGGCCTGGCCGCATCTTCGAACCGATTGCCGGCCCTGAGCGAGCCTGCGTGGCTAAAGGCATGGTCAACTTCATGTACGAACTATGAAAGGAGTTCCGTATGAGCCGTAGCAAAGACCAATCATCCTTTGTGCAGGATATCCAGGCCATCAGAGAGCGTGCCCGTCAACACATCGAAGACGGTGCGCAGACGTCGGACTACCGTGCCGACCGTGACACCGTGCTGCGGTTGTTGAATGAGGCGTTGGCGACGGAAATCGTCTGCGTCCTGCGATACCGGCGGCATTACTTCATGGCGGAAGGCATGAATGCGGAAAGCGTGAAGGCCGAGTTCCTCACCCATGCTGGAGAGGAACAAGAACATGCGGACCAACTGGCCGGGCGTATTGTGCAATTAGGAGGGGAACCCAACCTGTCGCCTACCGGGCTGATGGAGCGAAGCCACAGCGAGTATGTGGAAGGACATGATCTTGAAGACATGATCAAGGAAGATCTCGTGGCCGAACGGATCGCGATTGAAAGTTACCGGGATATGATTGCGTTCGTCGGCAGCGACGATCCCACCACGCGGCGCCTGTTGGAGGAAATCCTCGCGAAGGAGGAAGAACATGCCGAAGATCTGGTCAGCTTGTTGAAATGAGCGCAGACTTGAATATTCGGGGGCAGGGCATGATGGAGATGCGCGAGATCAACGAGGAGATCGCATGAAGGTCTGGCCAGGCCGACCCTATCCGCTGGGAGCCACGTGGGATGGGGAAGGGGTGAACTTCTCCCTGTTTTCCGAAAATGCGACGTCGGTGGAGCTTTGCCTGTTCGATGGCCCGGACGCGTCCAAGGAATCCCACCGGATTCGCTTGGAGGAACGGACCAATCAGACCTGGCATGTGTACCTGCCGGAAGGGCGCCCTGGCCTCCATTACGGGTTTCGAGTGGATGGTCCCTACGATCCGCCGGCCGGACACCGGTTCAATCCGGCGAAGCTGTTGATCGACCCCTATGCCAAATCCATCACCGATACGATTCGTTTGTCTGATCGCATGTTTGGCTACCGGTTGGGAGATGCCGAGGGAGACCTCATACGTGATGACCGCGACAATGCGGAGGACATGCCGAAATGCGTGGTGGTTGATCAAGCCTTTAGCTGGGGCAGCGATCATCTCCTCCGTACGCCCTGGTCGAAAACGGTCATCTATGAAGTGCACGTCAAGGGATTCACCGCCCGCCACCCGCAGGTGCCGGAACATTTGCGCGGCACCTATGCCGGATTGTCCACGCCGGCAGTCATTGAATATCTCCAAGGGCTCGGCGTGACGGCTGTCGAACTCCTGCCGGTGCATCATGCGGTGCAAGACAAACATCTGACGGATCAGGGACTGACCAACTACTGGGGGTACAACACCATTGGCTTTTTCGCCCCGGACATGCGCTACGCCGCTTCACCTGTGCGCGGGCGGCATGTGCGGGAATTTAAGACCATGGTGAAGACCCTCCACAGTGCCGGCATCGAAGTGATTCTGGATGTGGTGTATAACCATACGGCCGAAGGCAACCATCTCGGGCCGACGCTGTCGTTTCGCGGCATCGACAACGCGGCCTACTACCGGCTGATGGCGGACGACCCTCGCTACTACATGGACTACACCGGCTGTGGGAACAGTCTCAATGTGCGCCATCCTCGGACGTTGCAACTGATCATGGACAGCCTGCGTTATTGGGTGCTCGACATGCATGTGGACGGGTTCCGGTTTGACCTGGCGTCGACGTTAGCCAGGGAGCTGCATGAAGTCGATCGGCTGAGCGCGTTTTTCGACATCATTCACCAAGATCCGATTCTCTCCCAGGTCAAGTTGATCGCGGAACCCTGGGACCTCGGCGCCGGTGGCTATCAGGTCGGCAATTTCCCCGTGGGATGGGCGGAATGGAACGGCAAGTATCGCGATGTGATTCGCCGTTACTGGAAAGGGGACGGCGGGCAAGTTGCCGAGTTGGCCTATCGCCTGTCCGGCAGCAGCGATCTGTATGAGACCAGCGGGAGACGCCCGTTCGCCAGCATCAACTTCATCACGGCGCACGACGGATTCAGCCTCCAGGATTTGGTCTCCTACAACGAAAAACATAACGACGCGAACGGGGAAGGCAATCAAGACGGCCACAACGACAACCTCAGCTGGAATTGCGGTGTGGAGGGGCCGACGGACGATCCCGCGATTTTGGATCTGCGTCTCCGACAGAAACGGAACATGCTGACCACACTGTTATTGTCCCAGGGCGTTCCCATGTTGTGCGGAGGAGACGAGATCGGACGGACTCAACAGGGCAACAACAATGCCTATTGCCAGGACAACGAACTGAGCTGGCACGACTGGAATTTGACGGCTGAACATCGAGTCCTGCTTGGATTCGTGCGCCAGTTGATCGCCTTGCGCCAACAGCATCCGGTCTTCCGCCGCCGCCGGTTTTTTCAGGGCCGGCAAATTCATGGGTCGGAAATCAAAGATATCGTCTGGCTGCGACCTGACGGTCGTGAGATGGATGAAGCGGATTGGAGCCAGGGGTATCTGCGCGCCCTGGGAATCGTCCTGGCCGGGGATGCCATCGAGGAAACCGACGGACGCGGCAATCGCATTCTCGACGACACCTTTCTGCTGCTCCTGAATGCGCACCATGAAGCGATTCCGTTCTTGTTGCCTACCTCCGATGGGAATGCTCGCTGGAGTGTCGTGCTGGATACCCACGTGGGAGGCATCGCGCAACCGGCCTCCACGGTCATGAGCGGGGAACCGTTCACCATCGAACCACGTTCCATGGCGCTCCTCTGTCGCCACTCCTCCGCTGCCTCATAGCCGTGCGCTCTGCCATGCTGTCTTCTCCACCTGATCTGTCGGACTCACCACGTTTCGTGCCGACCTACCGATCGGAGACTGCTCAAAATCCCGGAGAGTACGTAGTATCTGAATTGAGGCGACAGGTACGCCAAAACTAGGGATATGTCCAGGCGTGCCAAGAGCGACCGAGGAGTATACGTAATGTAGACAAGCGGGAGGGTGACATGAAACTCCGCAAGCCTGATGGGATTAAAGCCAAGGTTGTCGTCACGGTTGGTGATGGAGACCAGGGGGACAGCACCGTCGTGCTCTACCGAGGAGGTAAGACCGGCTTGGCGTTCCGATCTCCGGTGCATCGGCTGTTGCTAGACAACACCCGAATGCGACGGGCGGAGGATGCCACGAGTTCCGGGGCTTCCGCATCCGCGGCGAAACCATTTCAACAGGGAGGTTCTCAATGAACACCGATCAATTCAAAGGCAAATGGGTGCAGTTCAAAGGGGAAGTCAAGAAGCAATGGGGAAAATTCACGGACGATGATCTCATGCAGATAGAAGGCGACTACGACAAGTTTGTCGGCCGTGTGCAAGAGCGCTATGGCGAGAAGAAAGACGAGGTGGTGCGATGGGCCGACGATTGGTATCGCAGACAGGGACAATCCACGACCCCGCCGCGGGAAGCTCGGCAGTCCCGTTAACGACCGATCGGTCGGAGGTCTATGTGTAAAAGGAGTGGACACGATGAAACGAGTCATCATGATTGCACTGATGTCCGGCCTGTTGACGAGTCCAGCTTGGGCGCTTTTCGAGACCAACAAACAGTTGGTCGCCACTGCGAGCGTCACATTGGAGGATGCCGTCAAGCATGCCTTAAAGGCGGTTCCCGGTAAGGCGGTTGAAGCCGAAATTGGTAAGGAAGACGGGCGGACGGTCTATGAAGTGGAAATCGTGGACCACAATAACAAGACGCAAAAAGTCTATGTCGACGCCCAGAATGGCCAAGTCAAGATCGACCGGTAAGCGCAGGCTCCGGCGCGCCATCCGTCAGAGACGGCTTGCCGGAGCCGCCCCAGCGAGAGGAAGGATCATGAGACGAGGTGACAGACTACTGGCGATCGCGCTGTTGGGCATGGCTGTGTCAGCCGGGCCGGCACAGGCTCAACAACAGACCTGGTTCCCAGCCATGGAGGCTCACGCCGATTCCGCATGGGCCGTCGTGAACCAGGATCAATTCCAGGGCATCTGGAAACAATTCAAAGGAGAGCTGAAGAAGCAATGGGCGGAGTTCACGGACGATGACCTGTTGGCCATTGAAGGCAGCGTCGACAAACTGGAGGGGAAGATTCAGGAACGGTATGGCGACCGGCGGGAAGAGGTCAAACGGTGGGTGGATGAGTGGTTTGATCGCAATGGCGCGCGTCCGAGCGAGTCATAGACATTCACCGGGACTCGGTCACGTCGGGTTTCTCATTATAAGGAGTCACATGATGAAACGATTGATGCTCCCAGTCGTCATGAGCCTGGGAATTGCGTTGACGATCTGCGGCATCGCGGTGCCGATTGCCGCAACGGCGGCCGATGACAAGAACCTCTTTGAGCAAATCGACATCGGGTTGCTGTCCATCGGTGGACGAGCCACCTATGTCGATCCAAAAGACGGCTCAAGCCGGTGGTTC
It includes:
- a CDS encoding CBS domain-containing protein, with translation MTDRRGPSDPRAAGSTHSRRPAAGIYLESTRKEQLSLLPGDGMQVKDVMTSKVTTATPRTSLTEAAGLMKKLDVPVVVVYDGGRLKGMLTERDLGLSPPIRNAPPHAAIERYMNTAIPSCFDDDLVRDAVHVMRTSKLEWLPVLDRRHRLVGVLSLYAAER
- a CDS encoding response regulator transcription factor — translated: MPKARLVIADDHSIVLEAYRQLLEPDYEVVGSALNGEELLRIAPALAPDIILLDISMPNLSGLEVTRQLKAALPQTKLIFVTMMSEPFYISQAFDLGAVGYVLKQSASTELLSALAAALKNRRYISPQLSLEVQDAIETPWVKPEGFSSKLTPRQQEVLQLLTKGFSTKEIAAELKVSAKAVEFHKGNITRRLGIHTTAELTRFALSQGLTTLDEPHS
- a CDS encoding PepSY domain-containing protein, whose product is MKRVIMIALMSGLLTSPAWALFETNKQLVATASVTLEDAVKHALKAVPGKAVEAEIGKEDGRTVYEVEIVDHNNKTQKVYVDAQNGQVKIDR
- a CDS encoding CsbD family protein — its product is MNQDQFQGIWKQFKGELKKQWAEFTDDDLLAIEGSVDKLEGKIQERYGDRREEVKRWVDEWFDRNGARPSES
- a CDS encoding CsbD family protein translates to MNTDQFKGKWVQFKGEVKKQWGKFTDDDLMQIEGDYDKFVGRVQERYGEKKDEVVRWADDWYRRQGQSTTPPREARQSR
- the glgX gene encoding glycogen debranching protein GlgX, with product MKVWPGRPYPLGATWDGEGVNFSLFSENATSVELCLFDGPDASKESHRIRLEERTNQTWHVYLPEGRPGLHYGFRVDGPYDPPAGHRFNPAKLLIDPYAKSITDTIRLSDRMFGYRLGDAEGDLIRDDRDNAEDMPKCVVVDQAFSWGSDHLLRTPWSKTVIYEVHVKGFTARHPQVPEHLRGTYAGLSTPAVIEYLQGLGVTAVELLPVHHAVQDKHLTDQGLTNYWGYNTIGFFAPDMRYAASPVRGRHVREFKTMVKTLHSAGIEVILDVVYNHTAEGNHLGPTLSFRGIDNAAYYRLMADDPRYYMDYTGCGNSLNVRHPRTLQLIMDSLRYWVLDMHVDGFRFDLASTLARELHEVDRLSAFFDIIHQDPILSQVKLIAEPWDLGAGGYQVGNFPVGWAEWNGKYRDVIRRYWKGDGGQVAELAYRLSGSSDLYETSGRRPFASINFITAHDGFSLQDLVSYNEKHNDANGEGNQDGHNDNLSWNCGVEGPTDDPAILDLRLRQKRNMLTTLLLSQGVPMLCGGDEIGRTQQGNNNAYCQDNELSWHDWNLTAEHRVLLGFVRQLIALRQQHPVFRRRRFFQGRQIHGSEIKDIVWLRPDGREMDEADWSQGYLRALGIVLAGDAIEETDGRGNRILDDTFLLLLNAHHEAIPFLLPTSDGNARWSVVLDTHVGGIAQPASTVMSGEPFTIEPRSMALLCRHSSAAS
- a CDS encoding response regulator transcription factor codes for the protein MKPRVLIADDHTLVAEGIERLLERECDLCGRVADGRALVQAVERDKPDIALVDIALPLLNGLDACRQIKKVAPDVKLLVLTMHGEQYFVTEAFRAGVSGYVLKQSVAEELVFAVKEVLKGRMYVSPSVAENLVDQALHPSAEQPSAEAASHDGLSVRQREVLQLIAEGQSTKEIASTLNVSIKTVEFHKTRIMKQLGVHSTAELTKHAIAIGLIAMPQQPTVPAPRV
- a CDS encoding superoxide dismutase, giving the protein MNQPELYRVKSYDLFGLAGISDNTLSLHFGLYEGYVKAANALRAQLDDIRRDGKVDQEEMPAYSELTRRLGFEYNGMVLHEYYFGNLRRGGGDRPAPDSAFGRAIARTFGDFERWQADFCSVGMLRGVGWAVCNVDPSSGLVSNHWITLHEHGNVAGFQPVLVMDVWEHAYLLDYKPSERKQYIDSFFQNIAWTAVEDRMQAGLSPAMAHR
- a CDS encoding bacterioferritin, whose translation is MSRSKDQSSFVQDIQAIRERARQHIEDGAQTSDYRADRDTVLRLLNEALATEIVCVLRYRRHYFMAEGMNAESVKAEFLTHAGEEQEHADQLAGRIVQLGGEPNLSPTGLMERSHSEYVEGHDLEDMIKEDLVAERIAIESYRDMIAFVGSDDPTTRRLLEEILAKEEEHAEDLVSLLK